Proteins co-encoded in one Cyprinus carpio isolate SPL01 chromosome B5, ASM1834038v1, whole genome shotgun sequence genomic window:
- the LOC122137399 gene encoding uncharacterized protein LOC122137399, with protein sequence MSAVCVVAKATQPKLRTFMGSLLASSPLEIVAIDFSILEKSILTEQWFYTYGVPLRIHTDQGRNFEGELFQQLCRVYGIRKSRTSPYHPEGNGQCERFNRTLHDLLRTLPPEKKRRWPYHLPQVLFAYNTTVHQSTGFSPYELMFGRKPTLPLDSLLGTIDIPSDSTTAEWVKEHQKHLSAIYSQARAHLEAAAQQRAKNHLAPLPLLPPGTLVYRRSHPHGRHKISDHWENVVYEIVRCLDEVGDDVDGSMDEGDDFGVLVAIDAPPGEVSTSGKTLVSRRTDRTNAGHHPNPHNLPCTTVRRPPVALAESALTISSHSTGFRPWV encoded by the exons ATGTCGGCGGTGTGTGTGGTGGCCAAGGCAACTCAGCCAAAACTGAGGACCTTTATGGGTAGTCTGTTGGCATCAAGTCCCCTAGAAattgtagccattgacttttcCATATTGGAAAAATCTA TCTTGACAGAGCAGTGGTTTTACACTTATGGTGTTCCACTACGTATCCATACTGATCAAGGGCGAAATTTTGAAGGTGAGCTGTTCCAACAATTGTGCAGAGTGTATGGAATTCGTAAATCTCGCACTAGCCCATATCATCCAGAAGGCAATGGACAATGTGAGCGATTTAATCGCACATTGCATGACTTGCTTCGTACACTACCTCCTGAAAAGAAGAGACGGTGGCCGTACCATCTGCCACAGGTTTTGTTTGCTTATAACACCACAGTCCATCAGTCTACGGGGTTTTCTCCGTATGAACTGATGTTTGGGCGTAAGCCCACTCTTCCACTTGATTCCTTGTTGGGCACAATTGATATTCCATCAGACTCTACTACTGCCGAGTGGGTTAAAGAACACCAGAAGCATCTCTCAGCAATCTATAGCCAGGCCCGGGCTCATTTGGAGGCAGCCGCTCAACAACGAGCAAAGAATCATTTGGCTCCTTTGCCACTCCTGCCCCCTGGTACACTGGTGTATCGTCGCAGTCACCCGCATGGACGGCACAAGATTAGTGATCATTGGGAAAATGTGGTGTATGAGATTGTGAGGTGCCTTGATGAGGTTG GGGATGATGTTGATGGCAGTATGGATGAAGGTGATGATTTTGGAGTATTGGTGGCAATTGATGCACCTCCT GGGGAAGTATCAACATCTGGTAAAACCCTTGTTTCAAGGAGAACTGATAGAACAAATGCAGGCCACCATCCCAATCCTCACAACCTCCCATGCACGACTGTCAGAAGACCACCTGTGGCCTTGGCAGAAAGCGCTTTGACTATCTCCTCCCATAGCACTGGTTTTAGGCCTTGGGTTTGA